Proteins from a genomic interval of Liolophura sinensis isolate JHLJ2023 chromosome 3, CUHK_Ljap_v2, whole genome shotgun sequence:
- the LOC135464143 gene encoding galactose-3-O-sulfotransferase 2-like isoform X2, translated as MKGISKKRQVCIFVSTCIAFFGFGIWREIYIITPMELPRIRHNVLDIRQTNRSNNIKVLSNNNGSHNNHGCKCNNNSTGAGDTVSENDTVKIYDQDNENNMKTSPCGPEVRHLAFVKVHKAGSTTVMNILERFAYKRNLLLALPQKANILHYGFSNIVPRPKNSPFDMLITHVDHYDRKLFASVLPADTKYIGIIREPLMLSISAFEYYHRNYGLYKNVPGKEKLREYLQHRAMYEPKQASMSYTNNRMSYDFGLPQKSFHDEAAIKKFLFQLDSEMDLVLVVEKFSESLVLLKRLMCWQLKDVLYITRNKNDQKDSVHFSADEMKYHRDFSLADNMLYDYFTNRLNEKLQAERNDFQEEVDLLKSMLPKVSSFCQKASSNNWKTTERLVFNKTKFNDVFQVDLKDCRLMLLRELTFVDLSRSKNLEIELLDMRNLPPSF; from the exons ATGAAGGGGATTTCTAAAAAACG gCAAGTTTGCATTTTTGTGTCGACATGCATCGCATTCTTTGGGTTCGGAATCTGGAGAGAAATCTACATTATAACCCCGATGGAGCTGCCAAGAATTCGGCATAACGTCCTGGACATCAGACAGACAAACCGTAGCAACAACATCAAGGTCCTCAGCAACAACAACGGTTCTCACAACAACCACGGCTGcaagtgcaacaacaacagcactggCGCCGGAGACACCGTATCGGAGAATGACACAGTGAAAATTTACGATCAGGATAACGAAAACAACATGAAGACATCTCCGTGCGGTCCAGAAGTGAGGCACTTGGCGTTTGTGAAGGTGCACAAGGCAGGATCTACGACCGTAATGAACATTCTGGAGAGATTTGCCTACAAGAGAAATCTCCTGCTGGCTCTGCCACAAAAAGCCAACATTTTGCATTATGGATTTTCAAACATTGTACCTCGCCCGAAAAATTCCCCCTTTGACATGCTGATCACTCATGTGGACCACTACGACCGGAAACTATTTGCCAGTGTCTTGCCCGCTGACACCAAATATATCGGGATCATTCGTGAGCCTTTGATGCTGAGCATCTCGGCATTTGAGTATTACCACAGAAATTACGgattgtacaaaaatgtacCAGGCAAAGAGAAACTTCGGGAGTATTTGCAGCACAGGGCAATGTACGAGCCTAAGCAGGCGTCAATGTCTTATACAAACAACCGCATGTCGTATGATTTTGGATTACCGCAGAAGTCATTCCACGATGAAGCAGCCATTAAGAAGTTTCTCTTCCAGCTCGACTCGGAAATGGATCTAGTTTTGGTCGTGGAGAAATTCTCCGAATCTCTGGTACTTCTAAAGCGACTGATGTGCTGGCAGTTGAAAGATGTATTATATATTACGAGAAACAAAAACGATCAGAAGGACAGTGTACATTTCTCAGCAGACGAAATGAAGTATCACAGAGACTTTTCATTGGCCGATAATATGCTTTATGATTACTTCACCAATCGTTTGAATGAGAAACTTCAAGCTGAAAGAAACGATTTCCAAGAAGAGGTCGATCTTTTAAAGTCCATGTTGCCAAAAGTGAGCTCGTTTTGCCAAAAAGCCAGCAGTAATAACTGGAAGACGACAGAAAGGCTagtttttaacaaaacaaaattcaatGACGTTTTCCAAGTCGATCTAAAAGACTGTCGCCTGATGCTGTTAAGGGAATTGACTTTCGTAGATTTGTCTCGGAGTAAGAATTTGGAAATAGAGCTCCTGGATATGCGCAATTTACCTCCTAGTTTTTGA
- the LOC135464143 gene encoding galactose-3-O-sulfotransferase 2-like isoform X1, with protein MCCQNVGRRQVCIFVSTCIAFFGFGIWREIYIITPMELPRIRHNVLDIRQTNRSNNIKVLSNNNGSHNNHGCKCNNNSTGAGDTVSENDTVKIYDQDNENNMKTSPCGPEVRHLAFVKVHKAGSTTVMNILERFAYKRNLLLALPQKANILHYGFSNIVPRPKNSPFDMLITHVDHYDRKLFASVLPADTKYIGIIREPLMLSISAFEYYHRNYGLYKNVPGKEKLREYLQHRAMYEPKQASMSYTNNRMSYDFGLPQKSFHDEAAIKKFLFQLDSEMDLVLVVEKFSESLVLLKRLMCWQLKDVLYITRNKNDQKDSVHFSADEMKYHRDFSLADNMLYDYFTNRLNEKLQAERNDFQEEVDLLKSMLPKVSSFCQKASSNNWKTTERLVFNKTKFNDVFQVDLKDCRLMLLRELTFVDLSRSKNLEIELLDMRNLPPSF; from the exons ATGTGCTGTCAAAATGTTGGACGACG gCAAGTTTGCATTTTTGTGTCGACATGCATCGCATTCTTTGGGTTCGGAATCTGGAGAGAAATCTACATTATAACCCCGATGGAGCTGCCAAGAATTCGGCATAACGTCCTGGACATCAGACAGACAAACCGTAGCAACAACATCAAGGTCCTCAGCAACAACAACGGTTCTCACAACAACCACGGCTGcaagtgcaacaacaacagcactggCGCCGGAGACACCGTATCGGAGAATGACACAGTGAAAATTTACGATCAGGATAACGAAAACAACATGAAGACATCTCCGTGCGGTCCAGAAGTGAGGCACTTGGCGTTTGTGAAGGTGCACAAGGCAGGATCTACGACCGTAATGAACATTCTGGAGAGATTTGCCTACAAGAGAAATCTCCTGCTGGCTCTGCCACAAAAAGCCAACATTTTGCATTATGGATTTTCAAACATTGTACCTCGCCCGAAAAATTCCCCCTTTGACATGCTGATCACTCATGTGGACCACTACGACCGGAAACTATTTGCCAGTGTCTTGCCCGCTGACACCAAATATATCGGGATCATTCGTGAGCCTTTGATGCTGAGCATCTCGGCATTTGAGTATTACCACAGAAATTACGgattgtacaaaaatgtacCAGGCAAAGAGAAACTTCGGGAGTATTTGCAGCACAGGGCAATGTACGAGCCTAAGCAGGCGTCAATGTCTTATACAAACAACCGCATGTCGTATGATTTTGGATTACCGCAGAAGTCATTCCACGATGAAGCAGCCATTAAGAAGTTTCTCTTCCAGCTCGACTCGGAAATGGATCTAGTTTTGGTCGTGGAGAAATTCTCCGAATCTCTGGTACTTCTAAAGCGACTGATGTGCTGGCAGTTGAAAGATGTATTATATATTACGAGAAACAAAAACGATCAGAAGGACAGTGTACATTTCTCAGCAGACGAAATGAAGTATCACAGAGACTTTTCATTGGCCGATAATATGCTTTATGATTACTTCACCAATCGTTTGAATGAGAAACTTCAAGCTGAAAGAAACGATTTCCAAGAAGAGGTCGATCTTTTAAAGTCCATGTTGCCAAAAGTGAGCTCGTTTTGCCAAAAAGCCAGCAGTAATAACTGGAAGACGACAGAAAGGCTagtttttaacaaaacaaaattcaatGACGTTTTCCAAGTCGATCTAAAAGACTGTCGCCTGATGCTGTTAAGGGAATTGACTTTCGTAGATTTGTCTCGGAGTAAGAATTTGGAAATAGAGCTCCTGGATATGCGCAATTTACCTCCTAGTTTTTGA